A region of Leclercia adecarboxylata DNA encodes the following proteins:
- a CDS encoding PepSY-associated TM helix domain-containing protein, with translation MTTCTSRAAWGNLLRRLHFYIGLFVGPFIFIAALSGTLYVATPQLENALYHHALFSETRGTARPLAEQIAVAEKVTGGELRLHAVRPGLADGDTTRVMYADPALKASENRAIFIDPVSLEVRGDMTVYGTSGILPFRQTIDYLHQSLMLGDVGRLYSELAASWMWIAALGGIALWFYTRPKRRINNRFQNRRRLHVTLGWCLLLGMLLFSATGLTWSQWAGGNVDKLRAEMNWLTPQVKTQLQGPAKIADPHADHHGHHMSMPMPEMKPDPALYDGVLQAANAAGIKATKLEIRPAKSDATAWTVTEIDRRWPTQVDAVAVDPATLAVIDHTRFADYPLMAKLTRWGVDFHMGVLFGLPNQLVLIAFGVALCVMIVWGYRMWWMRRPRQTATDPAQTLCQSWLALPLWGRCVSVGIAVLLGLAMPVMGCSLALFIVIDWLRWRAASGLALAGTPE, from the coding sequence ATGACTACCTGCACTTCGCGCGCTGCATGGGGCAACCTGCTGCGTCGTCTTCACTTCTATATTGGTCTGTTTGTCGGGCCATTTATCTTTATCGCCGCGCTCTCCGGTACGCTGTATGTCGCCACACCGCAGCTGGAAAATGCGCTTTATCATCATGCCCTGTTCAGCGAGACCCGGGGGACAGCGCGCCCTCTTGCGGAGCAGATCGCTGTCGCGGAAAAAGTGACCGGCGGAGAGTTGCGCCTGCATGCGGTTCGCCCGGGTCTGGCCGATGGCGACACCACCCGGGTAATGTATGCCGACCCGGCGCTGAAGGCCTCAGAGAACCGGGCCATCTTTATCGATCCGGTCAGTCTTGAGGTTCGGGGAGATATGACCGTCTACGGCACCAGCGGTATTTTGCCGTTCCGCCAGACAATCGATTATCTGCATCAGTCGTTGATGCTGGGTGACGTGGGGCGTCTCTACAGCGAGCTGGCCGCGTCGTGGATGTGGATTGCCGCGCTGGGGGGCATTGCGCTGTGGTTTTATACCCGGCCAAAACGGCGTATCAATAACCGCTTCCAGAACCGCCGTCGTCTGCACGTCACCCTCGGCTGGTGTCTGCTGCTGGGCATGCTGCTGTTCTCGGCGACCGGCCTGACCTGGTCCCAGTGGGCGGGGGGGAACGTGGATAAGCTGCGGGCAGAGATGAACTGGCTCACACCGCAGGTGAAAACGCAGCTGCAAGGCCCGGCGAAAATCGCCGATCCGCATGCCGATCATCACGGTCATCACATGTCGATGCCCATGCCGGAGATGAAGCCCGATCCGGCGCTCTACGACGGCGTGCTACAGGCGGCGAATGCGGCGGGTATCAAGGCCACGAAGCTGGAGATCCGCCCGGCGAAGAGTGATGCGACGGCGTGGACGGTGACGGAGATAGATCGTCGCTGGCCGACGCAGGTGGATGCGGTGGCCGTTGACCCCGCGACCCTGGCGGTCATCGATCATACCCGTTTTGCGGATTACCCGCTGATGGCCAAACTGACCCGCTGGGGGGTGGATTTCCATATGGGCGTGCTGTTTGGTCTGCCTAACCAGCTGGTGTTGATCGCCTTTGGCGTCGCGCTGTGCGTGATGATTGTGTGGGGATACCGGATGTGGTGGATGCGCAGGCCCCGTCAGACGGCAACCGATCCCGCGCAGACTCTGTGTCAGAGCTGGCTGGCGTTGCCGCTGTGGGGGCGGTGCGTCTCTGTCGGTATCGCCGTATTACTGGGGCTGGCGATGCCAGTCATGGGATGCAGCCTGGCGCTGTTTATCGTTATTGACTGGCTGCGCTGGCGGGCGGCATCAGGATTAGCCCTGGCCGGAACGCCAGAGTAA
- a CDS encoding DUF2946 domain-containing protein, protein MTTKQHQATWQRIATGLALFAILMIVFAPLVSVSLQKDPMSAMPGMHHEMTMMTEHHAPSETMPVDHAEACGYCVLLAHVPGVILALVMLLCAVLLRQRLTPPRPAVRHWHYFPWLCPDTRAPPRLSAYSI, encoded by the coding sequence GTGACGACTAAACAGCATCAGGCAACATGGCAACGTATCGCGACAGGTCTCGCGTTATTTGCGATCCTGATGATCGTCTTTGCACCGCTTGTCTCTGTCTCGTTGCAAAAAGATCCCATGAGCGCGATGCCCGGCATGCATCATGAGATGACTATGATGACTGAGCACCATGCCCCCTCCGAAACCATGCCGGTCGACCACGCCGAAGCCTGTGGTTACTGCGTGCTGTTGGCCCATGTTCCGGGGGTGATACTGGCGCTGGTGATGCTGCTGTGCGCGGTATTACTCAGACAGCGGCTGACGCCACCGCGTCCTGCCGTCCGCCACTGGCATTACTTCCCCTGGCTCTGCCCCGATACGCGAGCCCCTCCGCGCCTGTCTGCTTATTCCATTTAA
- the rplS gene encoding 50S ribosomal protein L19 — MSNIIKQLEQEQMKQDVPSFRPGDTVEVKVWVVEGSKKRLQAFEGVVIAIRNRGLHSAFTVRKISNGEGVERVFQTHSPVVDSIAVKRRGAVRKAKLYYLRERTGKSARIKERLN, encoded by the coding sequence ATGAGCAACATTATTAAGCAACTTGAACAAGAGCAGATGAAGCAGGACGTACCTTCCTTCCGTCCGGGTGATACCGTGGAAGTGAAAGTATGGGTTGTTGAAGGTTCCAAAAAACGTCTGCAGGCATTTGAGGGCGTGGTTATCGCTATCCGTAACCGCGGTCTGCACTCTGCATTCACTGTTCGTAAAATTTCCAACGGCGAAGGCGTTGAGCGTGTCTTCCAGACTCACTCTCCGGTAGTTGACAGCATTGCTGTTAAACGTCGTGGTGCTGTACGTAAAGCTAAACTGTACTACCTGCGTGAGCGTACTGGTAAGTCTGCTCGTATCAAAGAGCGTCTGAACTAA
- the trmD gene encoding tRNA (guanosine(37)-N1)-methyltransferase TrmD gives MFIGIVSLFPEMFRAITDYGVTGRAVKNGLLSIESWSPRDFTHDRHRTVDERPYGGGPGMLMMVQPLRDAIAAAKAAAGEGAKVIYLSPQGRKLDQAGVSELATNQKLILVCGRYEGIDERVIQTEIDEEWSIGDYVLSGGELPAMTLIDSVSRFIPGVLGHEASATEDSFADGLLDCPHYTRPEVLEGMEVPPVLLSGNHAEIRRWRLKQSLGRTWLRRPELLENLALTEEQAKLLAEFKTEHAHQQQKHDGMA, from the coding sequence GTGTTTATAGGTATCGTTAGCCTGTTTCCTGAAATGTTCCGCGCGATTACTGATTACGGGGTAACTGGCCGGGCAGTAAAAAATGGCCTGCTGAGCATCGAGAGCTGGAGTCCACGTGACTTCACTCATGACCGGCACCGTACCGTGGACGAACGTCCTTACGGCGGCGGACCGGGGATGCTCATGATGGTTCAACCCTTGCGGGATGCCATCGCAGCAGCAAAAGCCGCGGCAGGTGAAGGCGCAAAGGTGATTTATCTGTCACCTCAGGGACGCAAGCTTGATCAAGCGGGCGTCAGCGAACTGGCAACGAATCAGAAACTGATTCTGGTGTGTGGTCGCTACGAAGGGATAGATGAGCGCGTAATTCAAACCGAGATTGACGAAGAATGGTCTATCGGCGATTACGTTCTCAGCGGTGGTGAGTTACCGGCAATGACGCTGATTGACTCGGTTTCCCGGTTCATTCCGGGGGTTCTGGGCCATGAAGCTTCAGCAACAGAAGACTCTTTTGCTGATGGATTGCTGGACTGTCCACACTATACCCGTCCTGAAGTGTTAGAAGGGATGGAAGTACCGCCGGTATTGCTGTCGGGAAACCATGCTGAGATTCGTCGCTGGCGTCTGAAGCAGTCGCTGGGCCGTACCTGGCTTAGAAGACCTGAACTTCTGGAAAACCTGGCTCTGACTGAAGAGCAAGCAAAGTTGCTGGCCGAGTTCAAAACTGAACACGCGCACCAGCAGCAGAAACATGATGGGATGGCCTGA
- the rimM gene encoding ribosome maturation factor RimM (Essential for efficient processing of 16S rRNA), with the protein MMSKKAPVEPIVLGKMGSCYGIRGWLRVFSSTEDAESIFDYQPWFIQKAGQWQEVELESWRHHNQDIVIKLKGVDDRDAANALTNCEIVVDSSQLPELDDGYYWKDLIGCQVVTTEGYGLGKVIDMMETGSNDVLVIKANLKDAFGIKERLVPFLDGQVIKKVDLATRTIEVDWDPGF; encoded by the coding sequence ATGATGAGCAAAAAAGCACCTGTTGAACCGATTGTATTGGGCAAAATGGGTTCTTGCTACGGTATCCGTGGTTGGCTCAGAGTGTTTTCCTCCACCGAAGACGCCGAAAGCATTTTTGACTATCAGCCCTGGTTTATCCAGAAGGCGGGTCAGTGGCAGGAAGTCGAGCTGGAAAGCTGGCGTCACCACAATCAGGACATCGTTATCAAGCTGAAAGGCGTTGACGATCGCGATGCCGCGAATGCGCTGACTAATTGTGAAATTGTCGTGGATTCGTCGCAGCTGCCTGAGCTGGATGATGGTTACTACTGGAAAGACCTTATCGGTTGCCAGGTAGTCACCACTGAAGGTTACGGTCTGGGAAAAGTCATCGATATGATGGAAACCGGATCGAATGACGTTCTCGTCATTAAGGCAAACCTGAAAGATGCGTTTGGCATCAAGGAGCGGCTGGTTCCGTTCCTCGATGGGCAGGTTATCAAGAAAGTCGATCTCGCTACTCGTACTATCGAAGTAGATTGGGATCCTGGTTTTTAA
- the rpsP gene encoding 30S ribosomal protein S16 produces the protein MVTIRLARHGAKKRPFYQVVVTDSRNARNGRFIERVGFFNPLAAGAEEETRLDLDRIAHWVGQGATVSDRVATLIKAANKAA, from the coding sequence ATGGTAACTATTCGTTTAGCACGTCACGGCGCGAAAAAGCGTCCGTTCTACCAGGTTGTTGTTACTGACAGCCGTAATGCACGCAACGGTCGCTTCATCGAGCGCGTTGGTTTCTTCAACCCACTGGCCGCTGGCGCAGAAGAAGAAACCCGTCTGGATCTGGATCGTATCGCTCACTGGGTTGGCCAGGGCGCTACCGTTTCCGATCGCGTTGCTACGCTGATCAAAGCAGCAAACAAAGCAGCTTAA
- the ffh gene encoding signal recognition particle protein, with protein MFDNLTDRLSRTLRNISGRGRLTEDNIKETLREVRMALLEADVALPVVRDFINRVKEKAVGHEVNKSLTPGQEFVKIVRNELVSAMGEENQSLNLAAQPPAVVLMAGLQGAGKTTSVGKLGKFLREKHKKKVLVVSADVYRPAAIKQLETLAEQVGVEFFPSDVGQKPIDIVNAALKEAKLKFFDVLLVDTAGRLHVDEAMMDEIKQVHAAINPVETLFVVDAMTGQDAANTAKAFNEALPLTGVVLTKVDGDARGGAALSIRHITGKPIKFLGVGEKTEALEPFHPDRIASRILGMGDVLSLIEDIESKVDRAQAEKLASKLKKGDGFDLTDFLEQLRQMKNMGGMASLMGKLPGMGQIPDNVKAQMDDKVLVRMEAIINSMTLKERAKPEIIKGSRKRRIAAGCGMQVQDVNRLLKQFDDMQRMMKKMKKGGMAKMMRGMKGMMPPGFPGR; from the coding sequence ATGTTTGATAATTTAACCGATCGTTTGTCGCGCACGCTGCGCAACATCAGCGGCCGTGGACGCCTTACCGAAGACAACATCAAAGAGACGCTGCGCGAAGTGCGCATGGCGCTGCTTGAAGCAGACGTCGCGCTGCCGGTCGTCCGTGATTTCATCAACCGCGTAAAAGAGAAAGCGGTTGGTCATGAAGTTAACAAGAGCCTGACCCCGGGTCAGGAGTTCGTCAAAATCGTCCGTAACGAACTGGTTTCGGCGATGGGCGAAGAGAACCAGAGCCTGAACCTTGCGGCGCAACCGCCAGCGGTGGTGCTGATGGCGGGCCTGCAGGGTGCGGGTAAAACCACCAGCGTCGGTAAGCTGGGTAAATTCCTGCGCGAAAAGCACAAGAAGAAAGTGCTGGTCGTCTCTGCCGACGTTTATCGCCCGGCGGCGATCAAACAGCTGGAAACCCTGGCCGAACAGGTTGGCGTGGAATTCTTCCCGTCCGACGTCGGACAGAAACCGATCGACATCGTTAATGCGGCGCTGAAAGAGGCGAAGCTGAAGTTCTTCGACGTGCTGCTGGTGGATACCGCCGGTCGTCTGCACGTTGACGAAGCGATGATGGACGAAATCAAACAGGTGCATGCCGCGATCAATCCGGTAGAAACCCTGTTTGTTGTCGACGCCATGACTGGTCAGGATGCGGCAAACACCGCAAAAGCGTTCAATGAAGCGCTGCCGTTAACCGGCGTGGTGCTGACCAAAGTGGACGGCGACGCCCGCGGCGGTGCGGCGCTCTCGATTCGTCATATCACCGGCAAGCCAATTAAGTTCCTCGGCGTCGGTGAGAAGACCGAAGCGCTGGAGCCGTTCCACCCGGATCGTATTGCCTCCCGTATCCTCGGCATGGGCGACGTGCTGTCGCTGATCGAAGATATCGAGAGCAAAGTCGACCGTGCGCAGGCGGAGAAGCTGGCCTCCAAGCTGAAAAAAGGCGATGGCTTCGATCTGACCGACTTCCTGGAGCAGCTGCGCCAGATGAAAAACATGGGCGGTATGGCGAGCCTGATGGGCAAGCTGCCGGGCATGGGGCAAATTCCGGATAACGTGAAAGCGCAGATGGACGACAAGGTTCTGGTGCGGATGGAGGCGATTATCAACTCCATGACGCTGAAAGAGCGCGCGAAGCCAGAAATCATTAAAGGCTCCCGTAAACGCCGTATCGCGGCGGGTTGTGGGATGCAGGTTCAGGACGTTAACCGCCTTCTGAAGCAGTTCGACGACATGCAGCGCATGATGAAGAAAATGAAGAAGGGCGGGATGGCCAAAATGATGCGCGGCATGAAGGGCATGATGCCACCAGGATTCCCTGGTCGCTAA
- a CDS encoding cytochrome C assembly family protein, whose product MPVFALIALVAYSVSLALIIPGLLQKNSGWRRMAILSAVIALISHAFALEARILPGDGSGQNLSLLNVGSLVSLMICTVMTIVASKNRGWLLLPIVYAFALINLAFATFVPNEFITHLETTPGMMVHIGLSLFSYATLIIAALYALQLAWIDYQLKNKRLAFSNEMPPLMTIERKMFHITQVGVVLLTLTLSTGLFYMHNLFSMENIDKAVLSIIAWFVYIVLLWGHYHEGWRGRRVVWFNVAGAGILTLAYFGSRVIQQLAG is encoded by the coding sequence ATGCCTGTTTTCGCTCTGATCGCCCTCGTCGCGTACTCTGTCAGCCTCGCGCTGATCATTCCTGGCCTGCTGCAAAAAAACAGCGGCTGGCGGCGAATGGCTATTTTGTCGGCGGTCATCGCGTTGATAAGCCACGCTTTTGCCCTCGAAGCGCGCATTCTGCCAGGCGACGGTAGCGGGCAGAATCTGAGCCTGCTGAACGTCGGCTCGCTGGTCAGCCTGATGATCTGTACGGTGATGACCATCGTGGCCTCGAAAAACCGCGGCTGGCTGCTGCTGCCGATTGTCTACGCCTTTGCGCTGATCAATCTGGCCTTTGCCACCTTCGTGCCGAACGAGTTCATCACCCATCTTGAGACAACGCCGGGCATGATGGTGCATATTGGCCTGTCGCTGTTCTCCTATGCCACGCTGATTATTGCCGCGCTGTATGCCCTCCAGCTGGCCTGGATTGACTACCAGCTGAAAAATAAAAGGCTGGCCTTTAGTAACGAAATGCCGCCGCTGATGACCATCGAACGCAAGATGTTTCACATCACTCAGGTCGGGGTGGTCCTGCTGACGCTGACCCTGAGTACCGGCCTGTTTTATATGCACAATCTCTTCAGCATGGAGAATATCGACAAGGCCGTGCTCTCCATCATCGCGTGGTTTGTCTATATTGTCCTGTTATGGGGCCATTATCATGAAGGCTGGCGCGGTCGCCGCGTGGTCTGGTTCAACGTGGCGGGAGCAGGCATCCTGACCCTGGCCTATTTTGGTAGCCGCGTCATCCAGCAACTCGCCGGCTAA
- a CDS encoding HlyC/CorC family transporter, translating to MEHISTTTLIVTLIVMVVISAYFSGSETGMMTLNRYRLRHRAKQGNRAARRVEKLLRKPDRLISLVLIGNNLVNILASALGTIVGMRLYGNAGVAIATGVLTFVVLVFAEVLPKTIAALYPEKVAYPSSFLLAPLLILMMPLVWLLNGVTRVLMRMVGIKADVVVSSALSKDELRTIVHESRSQISRRNQDMLLSVLDLEKVSVDDIMVPRNEIVGIDINDDWKAIVRQLTHSPHGRIVLYRDSLDDTISMLRVREAYRLMTEKKEFTKEVMLRAADEIYYIPEGTPLSTQLIKFQRNKKKVGLVVDEYGDIQGLVTVEDILEEIVGDFTTSMSPTLAEEVTPQNDGSVLIDGSANVRELNKAFNWQMPEEEARTINGMILEALEEIPAAGTRVRIGQYDIDILDVQDNMIKQVKVVPVKPLRESIAE from the coding sequence CTGGAACACATCTCCACTACCACGCTGATCGTTACCCTGATCGTGATGGTAGTTATCTCCGCCTATTTCTCCGGCTCGGAGACCGGCATGATGACGCTCAACCGTTACCGGTTACGTCATCGCGCCAAACAGGGTAACCGCGCTGCGCGTCGTGTAGAAAAACTGCTGCGTAAACCGGACCGCCTGATAAGCCTGGTGCTCATCGGCAACAACCTGGTTAACATCCTCGCCTCCGCGCTGGGCACCATTGTCGGCATGCGCCTGTACGGTAACGCCGGGGTCGCTATCGCCACCGGGGTGCTGACGTTCGTGGTGCTGGTCTTTGCCGAAGTGTTACCGAAGACCATCGCTGCCCTCTATCCTGAGAAGGTCGCCTATCCCAGCAGCTTCCTGCTGGCGCCGTTACTGATCCTGATGATGCCGCTGGTGTGGCTGTTAAACGGCGTGACCCGGGTGCTGATGCGCATGGTGGGTATCAAAGCGGATGTGGTGGTCAGCAGCGCGCTGAGCAAAGATGAGCTGCGCACCATCGTGCACGAGTCGCGCTCGCAAATCTCCCGCCGCAATCAGGATATGCTGCTGTCGGTGCTGGACCTGGAGAAGGTCAGCGTGGATGACATTATGGTGCCGCGCAATGAGATCGTCGGTATCGACATCAACGATGACTGGAAAGCCATTGTCCGCCAGCTGACCCACTCCCCGCACGGTCGCATCGTGCTGTACCGGGATTCACTGGACGACACCATCAGCATGCTGCGCGTGCGTGAAGCTTATCGTCTGATGACCGAGAAAAAAGAGTTCACCAAAGAGGTGATGCTGCGCGCGGCGGATGAGATCTACTACATCCCGGAAGGCACTCCGCTCAGCACCCAGTTGATCAAATTCCAGCGGAATAAAAAGAAAGTGGGCCTGGTGGTGGATGAGTATGGCGATATCCAGGGCCTGGTGACGGTAGAGGATATTCTGGAGGAGATTGTCGGCGACTTTACCACCTCCATGTCCCCTACCCTTGCCGAAGAAGTCACGCCGCAAAACGACGGCTCGGTGCTGATTGACGGCAGCGCGAACGTTCGTGAACTCAATAAAGCCTTTAACTGGCAGATGCCGGAAGAGGAAGCCCGGACCATTAACGGCATGATTCTGGAAGCGCTGGAGGAGATCCCGGCGGCAGGCACGCGGGTGCGGATTGGTCAGTATGATATTGATATCCTGGACGTACAGGACAATATGATTAAGCAGGTGAAGGTCGTGCCGGTCAAACCGCTCAGGGAGAGCATCGCGGAGTAA
- the grpE gene encoding nucleotide exchange factor GrpE gives MSSKEQKTPEGQAPEEIITEQHEEVEAVEPEAGAEQVDPRDEKIANLEAQVTEAQNRERDGILRIKAEMENLRRRTELDVEKAHKFALEKFVNELLPVIDSLDRALEVADKANPDMAPMVEGIELTLKSMLDVVKKFGVEVVADTNVPMDPNVHQAIAMVESEDVAAGNVLMVMQKGYTLNGRTIRAAMVSVAKAKA, from the coding sequence ATGAGTAGTAAAGAACAGAAAACGCCTGAGGGGCAAGCCCCGGAAGAAATTATCACGGAGCAGCACGAAGAGGTTGAGGCTGTAGAGCCTGAGGCTGGTGCTGAGCAGGTGGATCCGCGCGATGAAAAAATTGCGAATCTGGAAGCTCAGGTAACTGAAGCCCAGAACCGCGAGCGCGATGGCATCCTGCGTATCAAAGCCGAAATGGAAAACCTGCGTCGTCGTACCGAGCTGGACGTTGAAAAGGCGCATAAATTTGCGCTGGAAAAATTTGTCAACGAACTGCTGCCGGTCATCGATAGCCTGGATCGCGCGCTGGAAGTTGCGGATAAAGCGAACCCGGATATGGCTCCGATGGTGGAAGGGATTGAGCTGACGCTGAAATCCATGCTCGACGTAGTGAAGAAGTTTGGCGTGGAAGTGGTCGCCGATACCAACGTGCCGATGGATCCGAACGTGCATCAGGCGATTGCGATGGTTGAGTCTGAAGACGTCGCTGCCGGTAACGTGCTGATGGTGATGCAGAAAGGCTATACCCTGAACGGCCGTACCATTCGCGCGGCGATGGTCTCCGTGGCGAAAGCTAAGGCGTAA
- the nadK gene encoding NAD(+) kinase → MSNHFKCIGIVGHPRHPTALTTHEMLYRWLCAKNYDVIVEQQIAQELQLKNVKTGTLAEIGQQADLAVVVGGDGNMLGAARTLARYDIKVIGINRGNLGFLTDLDPDNAQQQLADVLEGHYISEKRFLLEAQVCQQDCQKRISTAINEVVLHPGKVAHMIEFEVYIDEIFAFSQRSDGLIISTPTGSTAYSLSAGGPILTPSLDAITLVPMFPHTLSARPLVINSSSTIRLRFSHRRNDLEISCDSQIALPIQEGEDVLIRRCDYHLNLIHPKDYSYFNTLSSKLGWSKKLF, encoded by the coding sequence ATGAGCAACCATTTCAAGTGTATTGGGATTGTCGGTCATCCACGTCACCCTACTGCGTTGACGACACATGAAATGCTCTATCGCTGGCTGTGCGCGAAAAACTATGACGTGATTGTTGAACAGCAAATTGCCCAGGAATTGCAGTTAAAAAACGTCAAAACCGGTACGCTGGCGGAAATTGGCCAGCAGGCCGACCTGGCGGTGGTGGTCGGTGGCGACGGAAATATGCTGGGTGCCGCGCGCACCCTCGCCCGTTACGATATTAAAGTCATTGGCATCAACCGTGGCAACCTGGGCTTTTTAACCGACCTCGACCCGGATAACGCCCAGCAGCAGCTCGCCGACGTGCTGGAAGGCCACTACATCAGCGAAAAGCGCTTTCTGCTGGAGGCCCAGGTGTGCCAGCAGGACTGTCAGAAACGGATCAGCACCGCCATTAACGAAGTGGTGCTGCATCCGGGGAAAGTGGCGCATATGATTGAGTTTGAAGTCTATATCGACGAAATCTTTGCCTTCTCGCAGCGCTCCGACGGGCTGATTATCTCGACCCCGACCGGGTCCACCGCCTACTCGCTCTCGGCGGGCGGGCCAATCCTGACGCCATCCCTGGATGCTATTACGCTGGTGCCGATGTTCCCGCACACCCTTTCGGCCCGCCCGCTGGTGATAAACAGCAGCAGCACCATTCGCCTGCGTTTTTCGCACCGCCGCAACGACCTTGAGATCAGCTGCGACAGCCAAATCGCGCTGCCGATTCAGGAAGGCGAAGACGTGCTGATCCGCCGCTGTGATTACCACCTGAATCTCATCCACCCGAAAGACTACAGCTATTTCAACACATTAAGTTCCAAGCTCGGCTGGTCGAAAAAATTGTTCTGA
- the recN gene encoding DNA repair protein RecN, which translates to MLAQLTISNFAIVRELEIDFNSGMTAITGETGAGKSIAIDALGLCLGGRADGNMVRAGASRADLCARFSLKDIPAALRWLEQNQLEDGRECLLRRVLSSDGRSRGFINGTAVPLSQLRELGQLLIQIHGQHAHQQLIKPEQQKSLLDGYAGESALTQLMADHYRQWHQSCRELALHQQQSQERAARAELLAYQLKELNEFSPQAGEFEQIDEEYKRLANSGQLLSTSQQALNLLADGEEVNLQSQLYSVRQLVTELAGMDSKVSGMLDMLEEAAIQISEASDELRHYCERLDLDPNRLFELEQRISRQISLARKHHVSPEELPGFHQSLLDEQHQLDDQADSLETLSLAVSVHHQQALETATQLHNVRQRYAQELSQHITESMHLLSMPHGVFTIDVNFEANHLTADGADRVEFRVTTNPGQPLQAISRVASGGELSRIALAIQVITAKKMETPALIFDEVDVGISGPTAAVVGKLLRQLGESTQVMCVTHLPQVAGCGHHHFFVSKETDGEMTETHMQPLDKRARLQELARLLGGSEVTRNTLANAKELLAA; encoded by the coding sequence ATGCTGGCACAACTGACCATCAGCAACTTCGCCATCGTTCGTGAGCTCGAAATTGATTTCAACAGCGGAATGACGGCTATCACCGGGGAGACCGGGGCCGGTAAATCTATTGCGATTGACGCGCTTGGGCTCTGCCTCGGCGGTCGTGCTGATGGCAACATGGTGCGCGCAGGTGCCAGCCGCGCCGATCTCTGCGCCCGTTTTTCCCTCAAGGACATCCCCGCCGCCCTGCGCTGGCTCGAGCAGAACCAGCTTGAAGATGGGCGTGAGTGCTTACTTCGCCGTGTCCTCAGCAGCGACGGCCGCTCCCGTGGCTTTATCAACGGTACTGCGGTGCCGTTGTCCCAGCTGCGCGAGCTGGGTCAGCTGTTAATCCAGATCCACGGCCAGCACGCCCATCAGCAGTTGATTAAACCTGAACAGCAGAAATCCCTGCTCGACGGCTATGCCGGTGAGTCTGCGCTGACGCAGCTGATGGCTGATCACTACCGTCAGTGGCACCAGAGCTGCCGCGAACTGGCGCTGCATCAACAGCAGAGCCAGGAGCGTGCGGCCCGTGCCGAGCTGCTGGCGTATCAACTGAAAGAGCTGAACGAATTCAGCCCGCAGGCGGGTGAGTTTGAGCAGATTGACGAAGAGTACAAGCGCCTTGCCAATAGCGGCCAGTTGCTCTCCACCAGCCAGCAGGCGCTGAACTTACTGGCCGACGGCGAAGAGGTGAATCTGCAAAGCCAGCTTTATAGCGTGCGTCAGTTAGTCACCGAACTGGCAGGCATGGACAGTAAAGTCTCCGGCATGCTCGATATGCTGGAAGAGGCGGCGATTCAGATCTCCGAAGCGAGTGACGAGCTGCGCCACTATTGCGAGCGTCTGGATCTCGATCCCAACCGCCTGTTTGAGCTGGAACAGCGCATTTCGCGCCAGATCTCCCTTGCGCGTAAGCACCACGTTTCACCCGAGGAGCTGCCTGGCTTCCACCAGTCCCTGCTGGATGAGCAGCATCAGCTTGACGATCAGGCCGACTCGCTGGAGACCCTCTCTCTGGCGGTCAGCGTGCATCATCAGCAGGCTCTGGAAACGGCTACGCAGCTGCACAACGTTCGTCAGCGCTATGCGCAGGAACTCAGCCAGCACATTACCGAGAGCATGCATCTGCTGTCGATGCCGCACGGCGTTTTCACCATCGATGTGAATTTCGAAGCTAACCACCTGACGGCTGACGGCGCGGACCGCGTTGAATTCCGCGTGACCACTAACCCCGGTCAGCCGCTGCAGGCTATCTCCCGGGTCGCGTCTGGTGGTGAGCTGTCGCGTATCGCCCTGGCGATTCAGGTGATTACCGCGAAGAAAATGGAAACCCCGGCGCTGATCTTCGATGAAGTGGATGTCGGTATCAGCGGCCCGACCGCGGCGGTGGTAGGTAAACTGCTTCGTCAGCTTGGCGAGTCCACACAGGTGATGTGCGTCACCCACCTGCCGCAGGTTGCCGGCTGCGGGCATCATCATTTCTTCGTCAGCAAAGAGACCGACGGCGAGATGACCGAAACGCACATGCAGCCGCTGGACAAACGTGCCCGCCTGCAGGAGCTGGCGCGTCTGCTGGGCGGCAGTGAAGTCACCCGCAATACCCTGGCAAACGCGAAAGAACTGCTGGCAGCCTAA